A window of Rosa rugosa chromosome 7, drRosRugo1.1, whole genome shotgun sequence genomic DNA:
CATTAAAAGTCCCCGAGTCCTTAACATCGAGCTTTGAACGTTGTCGAAAAGAGGCGAAGCATGTTgttgtaattattcaacaatgagcTATGCACGTTGTCATAAATTTTCGATAACGTTTCAAGCGCATGTTGTAAGTTTTAACAACATTCTCTGCACGTTGTCATAAATTTTAGACAGCATACACGGTACGTTGTCATATTAATGGATACGTTGTTATAAAATTTCAGTACATACTATTGCACCCAATTTGCTGGGTTATGCTTTCCTGTACCTCTAAACATTCACCATTACTTAAACTCATTCACATGCCAATATTAGTACACACTAACCATGTATGAAAAATTTACATTTCATTAGGAGTGCCACATTCTCTTAtacatatgttctttacaaaacaAGCATGACAAAGTACTGGATTCTTTGTTCATCAGCATTGACAAAACATGCATGGTACTCCCTCACCTACATAAATTCTCTAGTAAAGCAAAATGTACCTGCTACTTCAACTACTAAGGGAGCATTTTAATGGAGCTTTTGGGCCATGCAAGAGTGCTTCCTACAGCTTCACCAAGTTGTTTGGCATCCATGGTTGCTCTATACACTTCCATAGTCTGATACTCATCAAACACCACGTCAACCCAAACCTTCCAACAATCTCGTCCAAGAGGCACACAATGAACTTTTGTACTTGGATTTGTTGAAGAGATCTTCCCTTCAGCCaccacttcatcttcttcataattGTTCCAATTCAAAAGTGCACATCTTCTATTTTCAAGATCATTGCTTGGAGCATTGATTGGTCTACTTGATTGTTGTGACTACaaatataagaaattaagagagagaaatatTGGTTTAAACATCTAACTGTAATATTGCTCACACAGTTTCTGGAAGTAATAGCTATTGTATCAGTAGATTAAGAGGATAAAACTTAAAACTGAACATGTACCGTACAGTACCTAGTTGCTTACCAAGAGCAATTCTATTTTATTCTTCAAAGCATAGCCCTACTCTAAAATGATAATTAGACTGTAATGACTAATGATTGTTGTCCAGGAACCTCAATGCAGAAATTCCTCTCTTGTTATAGCATGACAATAGGTGAATTTTGTTTCACCTAAAATTCATAAATCTTACCAATTATAGCAGAGATTACATACCTGAGAAGTAGTTGCATGTGCATTTATCATTTTCTCTAAGTTTATGTTCTGTTGAGAAGGTCCCTGAATTTAGTTCAAGACACATTAGATTATGCTTCTTCATTCCCAATGGATTTGTTAAGCACAAGCCAGAAACTGCATATCAGATCTATCTTAATTCGTAGTTCACAACATGACCACAGGTCCACAAGTAAAGTAATACCTATAGTCATATGCAGTAAGTCTTGCAACTGAACAACTCATCGCATACCAGAactcgtttttttttattttaactcAAAAACACAGTAGTTTCACATTTCCAACTTGAAGATGAtatcccataaaaaaaaaaaggaaaaaaaaaaacttgaagatGGTATGAAGGCATATCGAATACCAGACTATTCCGCCCACTCATGTTTAATACATAATTTTGTATACCACGTACCAACTACTATCAGATCAATAACTTGATCCCCTAAACAATATAAGTCATATTTTAATAGTAAACTACAATGTCATACACAATTATGTAGCAGAAGATGTCAATGGCTATTTGCAGTCGAGAATACAGGAGCTTTTGAGATGAAGTGTACAAATGAATTCAATTGCAAGAGGTGGTATAGAATCGTTCTAGATAATTGGCAGTTTCTGTGTTTTGTTTCAGAATCCGAAGAGTAATAATGCATTCAAGTTTCAAGAGCAGATTTGTACCTCCTGAGTGGCCTCTTAATAGAAGTTCTGTAACAGATCATGAATGATGCAATACCATGTGTCCAAAAAGCATTTAATAGAAGGAGAAATTTACCCGAAACTCAGGACCAAGTTTGTATTTCACAAAGTTGTCCCATTCTATCTGAGATTTCACATTTGctggcttgaccttgtcaattGCACGTTTCTTGGTAGGAAAATCCACAACCAGGCAACTTAAGGCATCACAGAAGGTTGAGACAGAAGGTTTAATCCAAGAGATGCTTACCTCAATTCAGAGATCCTTTGCAAGTTTTGCCTCACTTATTTTATTGATTATAAAATTCTAAACTCTCATCCTAAACGAGCATGAGACATAACTCCCATTATAACATTTACGCCCATACAAGTGAGAAGTGAGATGTGATACCATATGTGTCAAGAAAACCAGATGCCTTGTTTTTTCATAAATGTTGCAAAGGGAGATAAATGCAAACAATCTTTCATTAATACATCAGAATCACTGAAAAATGAGGAAGGAGAAACTCAAGATAAACTGACGGAATTTAGAAAAAGCCTTGACAGTTTAATTGGAATGATAGTCTGATCGCCTTTGCTAGATAGTATCAGCAGTTTGCTGTGGGATTTATTGTATCTTTATTTACTTGTTGTAGTGTATGGCACTTTGGTTGCTTTTGATAAAGAAATAAAATGGATTGTAAAATTGCACgaatgaaaagagaaaaaaaaaaggataataaGTCGATATATGTAGACTATAAAAAAATCTCATCATAGATGAAAAACAGGATAAAAAAAAAGTGCAGTGAATGAGTACCTACACTGAGAAAAGAATGAAGCTCggaaggaaaaaacaaattaatcaaCTCAAGAGCATTAGATTGTTCAGTAGACTGTAGTAGACAAATAGCACTGAGACAAATGGCTGCTAACAATAATCAAAATAAACATAAGATAAGAGCACTGGCACCTGACAAAAATAATGATGTCAAAGAAAATTTCAACATGACAGATGACAAACCTTATTTTCTTGGTCACGATCAAGCTTCAAGAATATAATATCGTGATATTTCTGTGACAATTCTATATATTTTGGAGCTATAATCATTCAAGGACCACACCTGCGGATGAAGATCAAAGGAAGGAATGACAAATCAAGAGTAACTAATCTTAAGATATTAAGATATACCAAGAAGCATGAGCCGGGTGAGAAACCAAAACAGATTTAGTCATTATAGCAAAGTGGTGCAGGTAATGCAATTGCAGCCTAGGTCCAAGTTATGGTTTCGGTTAGCTAAATTCATGTCCAGTTTCAACTTCATGTTTAATTCTTCTGGCTTTTAAGAATCAATGAAAGATTAAAATGCTACTTTGTTAAAGCCACCGTGTTCTTCCCCCTCTTGACCCTACAAGCAGAAATTGCAGTCCTCACTAAACAATGAATTGAATCGAAAGGAGAAGCTAAAGGCAAATTCTCACACTAAACTTAGCCTATTCCAATTTGCCTCATATATTTTTGAAACTAAACAATTTGCAGAACTATAAATGTCAAAATTCCGTGCTATTCTACTCTACCTATTTTCTCAAAATGCAGAAAACTAGTCATAGATTGCAGCTAACTAAACTTTCTTAATCAATTGCAGATACAATAAGAGAAGCCCATTCAATTCCACAAAGCCATATACTCAATTGCCCATTCAATTCCACAAAGCCATATACTCAATTTCCCATTCAATTGAGTATATGGCTATGTGGAATTTCCGAAAATTTTCGAACCAAACACTACCATGAACGAACAATAAGTCAAAAAAAAGTACCTGTAATCAGAATCGGAGAAGCATTGCAGGAATCGAAGGGAGCTGATCTTGAGAAAGAGCTTGAGCTTGAGCTTCAGAAGGGAACCAAAGACAGAGAAGCTGAGCTGAGCTGAGAGACGCtgcgagtgagagagagagagagagagagagatctgagcttttgagagaatttgaaattgaaaactgagaATGAAGAGCGATTGGTACCTGGAGACGAGTTGATGGCGGGAGGGAAGGACTGCTTGAAGTCTGAAACGACTAGGTGGCTCCGAGCCCGTCGAACATTATGAAGGTCACCGTCGACTGAGGCGAGAGCTTTTGGTGGCGGGAAATGAGTTTTGGCTTCGACTAGGGCGTTTAGTGGCTTTGTAAAAGGTAGGTcaaccaaatttcaaatttctcctAAAATTTAGAATAAAACGGACAGCTCCcctcaccaatttttttttttttatctcaaagtTTTGACAGCGTTCGCCACATGTTGTCATTCTGAAAAATTTTCAACAACGTGCACACCTGCTTGTTGATAACTTAATTGACAACTTGCAGATAACAACACACAAAGTAGATTGTTGATAACCAAATTAACAACGTGCAAATGACGCGTGTGGTATTAAATGATTTACTACAACGCACATTATTTGCTCGTTGTCGAATACTGTAAGTAACAACGAACATTTAGAGCATGTTGTTATTGTGATGTTGTGGTAGActacttttcttgtagtgaGCACATGTCATAGTCAACCTCTTGCACAATCTAGCCAAAGTCCATAGCACATTCTTTCACCCTATCTTAGTTTTGTATATTATTTATCTTTATTATTATCACACGGTCTCTTATTTTGCTAATTTTGAGCTCCATCATATTTTCCTATGTTAAGACTGCTGGTGTGGTGCAGGTCGATGGTTCTGAATTGTACACAAGAGAGAAAAATTTCGTACACCAACAATTGTGAATTGTAAAGCCATATTCGTAACACAAGTCCAACATGTCAACATGCCTCTAGCTTGCTGATATGTCTCATATCTACTCCTGTGTGCATACAATTAGCAACCTTTTTTTGTAGCTAATGTTATATGCATACTGTTAACCTTTTTATATAAGATAAATCAAGAATAATTTTTGAGCCATATTGTTATGTTCTATTAGTACCAAGTTTAATGTTTTCGTGAGTATCATAAGATTGTGCGAGTTAAGGTTTTACAATGTGCTTAGTTTTTAACTTGAGGTTAATTTTCAAGTTGATGCTGATCTGGTAAATTGGAACATCCTCAGAATGAACTTCAGGAAATGAAGAACAAAAAGAGACAAGAATATGTTGGACACTAAAGAAGGTAAATCTTCCTATTTGTTAATGCGTCTTATAATGGTTGTTTATTCCATACTACCATCGTAGGCAACATTGTGCTAAGCTATCATGTGATGCAATTGGATCATCTCACACCTTTTCATTTGTGATTTTCATTTCACATTTACTAACAACTTTTGTTTGGATCATACTGCGCATACAAGATTTTACGAAGTACCGCTGCTGTTGGAGCTTCTGTAGAAATTGAAGTCGGAAACTATATAATAGAACTTGGTATTTAGAGGAGTATAAATTTGCTGGTGTATTGTTGTTAGTATGGGAATGTATTTCAAGAAATTACTGTTGTATTCATTAATAAAGGAAATTGTGGGAATATTTTAATAtcttttaattcatttttcagcaaatattttttttataatatttttgTTAATAAAGACACCAATAGAAGACAACCGTGAGTATTACTAGTATACTTAGTATTATTTGGGACCCACCAAGTCAGAGCTGACTATAAGTCACATATGATAGGTAAGCGTGTGCGTGTCTATTTGGGCCAAAGCAACCCATCTACAGCGCATTGACCCTGCTACACGTGGCTGTAACGTTGCTATTGCCTAAGGCAAAGCTTATTCGTGGGCATTGGGGAAAAGCCACAGAAAAGCCATGAATAAAAGTGGGGTTGTTATTGGTCAGTATTAATTGTAGTAGTGCTTGCGTGTTTGTTTTTGaatcttggaggtctatagccGTGGACCTTGGATACAGCTCTTACAATTCCGTCCTTGACTTCCTCCACTCTCCAAATCTTATCTTTGAGTAATGTTAGAATAGATGAGAGCTTCTGCAAGTGGATCTCAAGTTCTTGCAAATGCATTAAGGAGTTGCATCTTCATGATGTTAAGACAGCAAATATTTCCATTGAAAGCCCATCTTTTGAATCATTCACTATTGAGGTTCACCCTgcacttacatgagcatttgtcTATGAcataattagctacaatgagccacgctcatactgCCGTTAGAGGCACTAGCATCACTAAGGCGGTTACTTATGGAAACATCGCCACACGGGCCATCACCTAAGCTCTGGCTCAACCCTAGACCTCCACTGACGCGCTGCGCCAACATCACCTTGCTGCACTAGCAGAATATGAGAACTGatgcatatcagtcccacatcaaagGCAAGGAAGAGATTAGTCTCTCCCTCATCCCTAAAAGGtctactcctctctcctcattaactacgcatttattacttacctaacgttatgctgtcaacataaatacactGACTGACTTAAGCATCAgagccctttgtattttacttgacaggtgaCGCTAGCGTTACAATCCCTCCAGTAACTGTCTGAGCTAGGACCAgtgttaacaaaggtttagctactgctgaatcttagacattaacattggcgccgtctgtcgGAACCTTCGAACAAAAATGTCATCCCCCCAAAACCTAcaatgactaacggtagcggggaaATCGCTGATGAGCAAGCGAATCAATCCGCTAACCCCCAAATCATCGATTTCACGGTTGCCGTCAACCGGGCACTATTCAACACACCAGCTAACGCCGGCGGTGAACCCCAAAACACTTCACCAATCCCACACACCCAATCAATGGTGGAGAACCTACCCGGCAGTAGCCGCACGTCGGTGGGACAAGACCTTGCCGCTAAGCTAGAGTTAGCAGTAGCGGATCTTCACAAGGAAAATAGAGAGTGAGagcaagaaagaagagagaaggcGGAAGCCCAAAAACAAGTGCCCACGTTGATCTCAAAATTTGACAATCTGAAAAGGGCGCTGGAGGCAAACACTAACCCAGCTTGGAGAGAGAATTCATGGAGTGCGAGACTCAGTTTGAACACGGGGATAAGGGTAGGACCAACGCCGGTTATACAAATGAGCATCCCCCTAAATCCACCTGAGTTAGCGGCACTAGGCCCACCTCCCCCGCCACAACCAATGATGGAGCAGGAAGTGGAGTCACAACCGTGCGCCAACCTCAGCACAGGACGAGCAAGAACATTAGGAATCCCGCCGAACCACAGACAACACCAAGACCAGGTTCCATGGAATCTCCAGAAAAGGCCCGTCGCTGATGCCACCGCTTGATCCTTCAGAGAATGCAGCAGATGGAAGAAATGTTACTCAGGGCAGAAGCGGGCACCCCGGCGCCAATCCCAAACCCACTCTTCGCAACACGGCTAGGACCGTTCACTGTTAGAATCATACAAGCCGTCAGGCCAGCGTATGCAAAAACGCCAATGATTGCTTAGTACAACGGCCTCATAGACTTCTTTGCCCATATGGACACATTCAAGAAGGTAACCAATAACAAGGGATTCAACAACACCACTCTATATCACCtattcagcgaaacgctggacagagaggcaatgagttggttctttgaGTATCCACCCGGTTCAATGGATTTGTTCACCGCGTTGTCAAACAATTTCTTATCATGATTCATCCTCATGGCAGCAGGATACCACAATAAAGCCAGCTATTAAACGTTAAACAAGGcgttgatgaatccttgaagacATTTGTCATAAGGTGGAGAGCCTCTGCGCCTCGATGTTGCGACCTTGACAAAACGATGGCACTggcagccttcaagcaaggGCTTCTGAAGGGGCCATTCCAttatcacctcaattacaatTGCCCAAATGTGGCATATGACCATGTCATGGATGAGGCGGTTCTCCACGCATAGGCAGAATATAAGACATACGGAGAAACACCACCGCCACTACAACACCCCACCAAGGCAAGTCAACCTTCTTCCTCTCAGTAAGAAGCCACTAACAAATCCACCGCTACACCTCAAAATGATAAGA
This region includes:
- the LOC133719926 gene encoding uncharacterized protein LOC133719926 — protein: MIIAPKYIELSQKYHDIIFLKLDRDQENKGPSQQNINLEKMINAHATTSQSQQSSRPINAPSNDLENRRCALLNWNNYEEDEVVAEGKISSTNPSTKVHCVPLGRDCWKVWVDVVFDEYQTMEVYRATMDAKQLGEAVGSTLAWPKSSIKMLP